From the Ananas comosus cultivar F153 unplaced genomic scaffold, ASM154086v1, whole genome shotgun sequence genome, the window atataatatattattttttcgtaatatactaaattatgcataatttggtgtaaaaattatgcaaaatgtctattaacaatgcatatgttgcactacttatacaaatattgcactattttgaagagtttgttgcactatttgagaggatattgcactctttcatcttattaattattcttttttttttattttcttttgaatgagATTTTTCGTttacgagaaaggtacatgtaattatgacttagcagttgtcatttcaaGAAGTTTTACACTTAGTGACTTAACAGTTGTATTTTCTAGGcatttaaagcatataatttttatgcattttgacagaagggtagtttggtcatccttctgaaaattcggtccgaatctgcaaaaactaaaaaggtgggccacttttgcaaaagcgcaaaattagtggattttttatgcaaattggccatgtTTTTATAATGGTTGGAAATTAATAATCAAATCATGATAAAAAATTGTATAGATTTTACATATCTTTTTCACTCCGTAATTAATATCACAATTATCAATATCTGATCActataataaaatatgttttagacgACGCATTTTAGACGACGCTTTATTCTGACGTCTTCACTATTTGGCATGTGCTGACGCAATGATTAAGCATCGTCAATCACTATAAGAAAATTAAGTTATAAAGATACATTTTTGAGAAACTTTTGTATatgtccaaatttttttttttttaaaaacctacTAAAGCCCAGATATAAAGCCCGGCCCATCCAAAAATATATCACCATGCTTGACCCATCCCCCCTAAACTACTCAGCccaattaccaaaaaaaaaaaaagaaaaaaaaaaacctgatctctccctcctctcccctctctcaaACCCCTAAAACCGTAGACGTAGAACCCCTCGCTTTcctacgccgccgccgccgccgccgccgccgccgcagccgacgAGTGGCGGCAAGAGTTCGGCTATGAGGATCGCACGGGGACCGTAAATAGCTATGATCGCCATGTATCCTTCCGCCACAAGTCGCCGGAGGAGTGGGCGCCAAACGTCGAGGCGGCGGCAGTGGTGGGGCAAGAGGAGTCCGGTGACCGCCTCCTGGCTGTGCTCGCGGTGGCGCTGAAGGCGCAGAAGGAGGAGATAAAGAAGAAGGTGAGATCGATCAGTGCTAGGGTTTCTTGTTCATGAGGATTTAGGGTTAATCTCTTGTGAGAATCTCTTTGTGCGCGGATCGCTTTGCTTGGTATCGTATAAATTAAGGCTTATAGATGATCTTTGATTAAGCTTTTAGAATTGCTCTAGTGCTTGTTTAATTTAGACAGTCCTCTTAAGCTCTTAGCCATTGTTATAATGGCATCACGTTGAGAACCTTGATTGGGGATTTGTTGAAATTAACAGCCCTGTTAAAAAAAGCGTTTCAAACGgtcaaaaatttaatagaatcaCTCTTAAATTTAATAGCTGGTTGTGATGTCTTCTAGAATGTGTGTTAGCTCAATTCATAACAAAAAGGGAATCTGGCATTCCTCTAGTGATGCAAGTTCAGAGGAAAGGTAAGCTTATAAAGTACCAGTCAATAGCTGTTTTAATTGTTAGTTGTCTGACAATATTTAGAGATAATATATCTGagaattgacaattttatcAGTAGATGTCTTACAGCAGCCTCTTGTTATTAGGCATGTTTTGATCACTATATCTTTATGTATGATGCATAGtcatcataattttatttctctcattcttgtGCACTGTGGCTCAGTTTCTTGTGGACTGTTCAGGTTTTTCTAATGTATCGTGCATTGATTGACCCAAATATATCAAGTATGATTCGTTGTTTCTCGTTTATACTTCTACTTTATTACTTGAcctgaaaaatatttttgacattAATCATTCTAAGAATTTAATTCTAGCTAGAGTGAATGGTAGTCATatcttttactctttattcCTTGATTTGTTTTTGTCACAACTGCACCCTAATTATAGTAAACAGAGGaaatgtcaaaaatatttttcaggTCAAGTAATAAAGTAGAAGTATANCAAAAGTAGTTCCAATGTTCTTGGACAACACCAAGGTGTGGCACCAAATACTGTCAACAAGTATGAAACTAGAAAAAAGTGGGGTGGCTCACGTGGAAGGAGTCAGCAGGTCTAATCTCAAAGAAAATAGCATGTACTTAAATGTACTCCTAATAAATCACTCTGCAAGTCCTCTGGCAtggtaaaatttattattattatttccttAATAAccttttattctttcttcttgTCAGATTTAGTATCTAGGATGCGTTTCGTTTGCTCCTAAATATCAAAATCGATGAAAGATGGACAAATTTGCTAGGTGAATGTTTGTAACATCAAGTGCTAGTCTTGATCATGATAACCATCCAGTTTTATGGATTGCAAGGATAGAACCAATCACAGCTCTGTTTTGCTGCCACACTCCTTTGCCAACCAAAGCAGCTGAAAGAGTGCAAAATGTGGCAGATAAAGTATGTCTTCttcagctttttcttttttcccccctttaaTTTCGTGCCGGTTGAAAGTGTGACTTTCTCTCTTGTCCTGGAATATATGCAGCTTATCCTTCCAGCTGTTGTCAATtgttacttattttttatttggaacTTTTGATTATCCAGCTCTTCCAATTTTCATCATAGACAGGATCATGATAAACAAGATGTACTCCCATCGGATTTCTTCTATAATCCGCATCTTTCAAATGTCAAACAACCTCTTTACATTTTAAGCCCTATCATCCAACTAGAGTTGTTGTTTCAATTGCTTTCTTGAGTAGTCAGTGCTGGGTGATCTTGGTCGATTTTAATAGATGATTATTTTCAGGCTAGGTCTCTCTTTCCACCTACCTTTCCATGTTaggaattttatttgtttcctaTCGAATTGGCACACAAAAAATCAGCTAAATAATTTAACTTGCTATCAGCATTAAGCTGTTCCTGATCTCATCTATTTAAGGAAAAGAAGTTTGTATTAGCACTTGAGCTACATCCGTATAATCCGAATAATTAATTAGAGTAACTTGCTCATAGTATAAAACCTGTAACTTGCCTGTTAGTTCGTTCAACATAGACATGTAGTATTGGTAATAACATGCAGCACAGTTACTCTTTTAGGCACTTGATTTGGCATATAGGCCTAGGTTTTTAAACCCATGTTGATAACTAAGTCAAGTTGCGGGCCTTAGTTAAGCAACTCCTACACAGCCTACGAACTGACTGAATTAGGCTTGTCTTAAAGTTATGTGGTATAATTAAGAGGTTTGAGTGACCATAACATACTTAGTGttatagtttatattatttGCGTATTTATGTGTACATGGTCATGTTATTCATTCAAAATACTCTTTTCTGTCTGgttcataaattttaatgttaactTTCACCTACTGAAGCGCGACAGAGTTCTACAGATGACCTTTCTTTTTTGATGCAATTTACTTTGATttttgttcatatatatatatatataNTATGAACAAAAATCAAAGTAAATTGCATCAAAAAAGAAAGGCCATTATGCTTTGTTTTTAGTTTATTCCCTTGTAACATTATCTGGTTTTCTGATTGGATGATTGTGCTACAGGTGCAAGCGGTGCTATTACTACTGGGAGGGTGTGAAGTGCCCTCTAGTGCAGTTACTTTGGCGGTCCCCTCTCTCAATGTAGACGAGGTGTGCTCCCTCTTATTGGAACATAATATCTAGGGCtatttttgcatatatatacacctTTTTAGAATATTTGCCGTTATGCGAACACTCCTGTGAAGTTGGTACTTGGCTGCATTCCTTTAAGcatgcgtttggttcgcgctatctttttaagattcctagtaatccaataggaataaaaaaatatgacggtgtttgacTAATGcattaagtaatctagttggtaatattggatttacttgggaatgagatgcatcccaaagtactaatctcattcctttgagagagggtgggtatctttatattaatggattgggataattataatatgtctaatctctttcttttttctcacccgccggctagttggtattatttttctttacactctaacctcatatctctctctaaacttacctttttctctctaaacttcaactctttttctctctctaaactatgctatttctccctctctttttctaaaatctcaaccttcttattctctctaacctcgactctatttctctttctatttctttaattatactctctctttctaacctatattctctctctcttttttctaaaaggatgttgaaattttttatagtattatttaaaattaattaaaaaaataaattaactaattgtatatttttcataatcTTAAATAGcatgattaaataatatgaccatacgaaccaaacaccgaaatattacattcttagtaataggattaataggaataagattctcggatatctttttactgatagtaatctttcatagtgccaACAAAACGCGCCCTAAAAGCTATCTTTATTTCGATT encodes:
- the LOC109705758 gene encoding GATA transcription factor 17-like isoform X1, which translates into the protein MFVTSSASLDHDNHPVLWIARIEPITALFCCHTPLPTKAAERVQNVADKVQAVLLLLGGCEVPSSAVTLAVPSLNVDESMTAPTSRIASLNRFREKRKERCFDKKIRYAIRKDVALRVLGGQWTPSLKLTKGFDIYEPSAPAEARDRGKGVA
- the LOC109705758 gene encoding GATA transcription factor 19-like isoform X3, whose protein sequence is MFVTSSASLDHDNHPVLWIARIEPITALFCCHTPLPTKAAERVQNVADKVQAVLLLLGGCEVPSSAVTLAVPSLNVDESMTAPTSRIASLNRFREKRKERCFDKKIRYAIRKDVALRERKRRRRRRRRRRSWRRARS
- the LOC109705758 gene encoding GATA transcription factor 19-like isoform X5 translates to MFVTSSASLDHDNHPVLWIARIEPITALFCCHTPLPTKAAERVQNVADKVQAVLLLLGGCEVPSSAVTLAVPSLNVDESMTAPTSRIASLNRFREKRKERCFDKKIRYAIRKDVALRFKYVVVDWIKMHLCIF
- the LOC109705758 gene encoding uncharacterized protein LOC109705758 isoform X2, which gives rise to MFVTSSASLDHDNHPVLWIARIEPITALFCCHTPLPTKAAERVQNVADKVQAVLLLLGGCEVPSSAVTLAVPSLNVDESMTAPTSRIASLNRFREKRKERCFDKKIRYAIRKDVALSLAHIEHASHICTRWVQQVLLCIRI
- the LOC109705758 gene encoding uncharacterized protein LOC109705758 isoform X4, whose amino-acid sequence is MFVTSSASLDHDNHPVLWIARIEPITALFCCHTPLPTKAAERVQNVADKVQAVLLLLGGCEVPSSAVTLAVPSLNVDESMTAPTSRIASLNRFREKRKERCFDKKIRYAIRKDVALRAFGTGGGTGSRQGCRLTR